A part of Oncorhynchus masou masou isolate Uvic2021 chromosome 30, UVic_Omas_1.1, whole genome shotgun sequence genomic DNA contains:
- the LOC135522523 gene encoding cbp/p300-interacting transactivator 3-like has translation MADHLMPMSHSSAGGGLHGYRLGMNGGLQAGHQQHVVTQPGLRALPNDQMMHYGGGPQQQATMEVAMRQRQGMVGPVNRQPNGAQMGHHQITSGNMMYNNGQAQQQHHTQHLHMTQQQQAQQHPQKQQQYMNGGLTSQQLMASMHLQKLNTQYHGHPLGPMNGNHMGNGAAQYRICPAQLANMQQMAGPALALNGMDADMIDEEVLTSLVVELGLDRIQELPELFLGQNEFDFISDFVSKQLPSTISC, from the coding sequence ATGGCGGATCATCTAATGCCCATGAGCCACAGCTCTGCAGGTGGGGGCCTCCACGGCTACAGACTAGGCATGAACGGAGGCCTGCAGGCAGGCCACCAGCAGCACGTAGTGACTCAGCCCGGCCTCCGAGCCCTGCCCAATGACCAGATGATGCACTACGGTGGGGGACCTCAGCAGCAGGCCACCATGGAGGTGGCCATGAGGCAGCGGCAAGGCATGGTGGGGCCTGTGAACAGACAGCCCAACGGGGCTCAGATGGGCCACCACCAGATAACGTCTGGTAACATGATGTACAACAACGGGCAGGCCCAGCAGCAACACCACACCCAGCACCTACACATGACCCAGCAACAGCAGGCCCAGCAGCACCCACAGAAACAACAGCAGTATATGAATGGTGGTCTCACGTCCCAGCAGCTCATGGCCAGCATGCATCTGCAAAAACTCAACACCCAGTACCACGGACATCCACTGGGGCCCATGAACGGCAATCACATGGGCAACGGGGCAGCCCAGTACCGCATTTGCCCGGCCCAGCTGGCTAACATGCAGCAGATGGCCGGGCCGGCTCTGGCCTTGAATGGCATGGATGCGGACATGATTGACGAGGAGGTTTTGACATCCCTGGTTGTGGAGCTGGGCCTGGACCGCATTCAGGAGCTGCCTGAACTCTTCCTGGGCCAGAACGAGTTTGACTTCATCTCAGACTTTGTGAGCAAACAGCTGCCCAGCACCATCAGCTGCTGA